The genome window TGCAAGCGGTTATTTTTGATATGGATGGGCTGCTGATTGATTCAGAGCCGTTTTGGAAGCAAGCTGAGAAACGTGTATTTTCAGCCATTGGTGTTGAAATCACCGATGCACTGTCTGCCAAAACAATGGGCATGACCACACGTGAAGCCACTGAGTTCTGGCTTGAACATGCAGGCTTGTCGCTCAGTCAGGATTCGATGGAACAAGTCGAAAATGATGTGATCGATGAAGTCGCCTCATTAACAGCTAGCCAAGGTCAGGCTCTACCCGGTGTACATAACTTGCTGGAACAACTCAAACAACACAGACTTAAAATTGGTCTGGCAACTAATGCTC of Methylophaga marina contains these proteins:
- a CDS encoding HAD family hydrolase, with protein sequence MQAVIFDMDGLLIDSEPFWKQAEKRVFSAIGVEITDALSAKTMGMTTREATEFWLEHAGLSLSQDSMEQVENDVIDEVASLTASQGQALPGVHNLLEQLKQHRLKIGLATNAPARLVPVVLERLDITAFFDNYVADDDVEQGKPHPAIYQLALQRINAKADHTLAFEDSVTGMTAAIGAGIRTVVVPSAANYHLPHYDAAVLKLESLNGLALKELHDLFS